The region GCGTCGTCGGGGCTTCGAACAATACCAATAAAATTTGCACGGAGATTTGCCATGAGTGCGCCCGACACCCTCGACCTCCCCAAGGCCACAACTCGCCCGGGACCGTTCGACTGGTATCGCAACATCAACAAACAGGAGCGCCGGACCTTCTGGAGCTGCAAGATCGGCTATGGCCTGGACGGCATGGACACCCAGATGCTCAGCTTCGTGGTGCCGACCCTGATTGCCATGTGGGGCATCACCACCGGGCAGGCCGGACTCATTCACACCAGCACGTTGATCGCTTCGGCCATCGGCGGCTGGGTAGCGGGGATTCTCTCCGACCGCATCGGCCGCGTGCGCACGTTGCAGCTGACCGTGCTGTGGTTCGCCTTCTTCACCTTCCTCTGCGGCTTCGCCCAGAACTACGAACAACTGCTGATCAGCCGCACCTTGATGGGTTTCGGTTTCGGTGGTGAATGGACCGCCGGGGCTGTGCTGATGGGCGAAGTGATTCGCGCCAAGGACCGTGGCAAAGCCGTGGGCATGGTGCAATCGGGCTGGGCGTTGGGCTGGGGATTGACGGCGATTCTGTATGCGCTGCTGTTCTCGGTGTTGCCGCCGGAAGACGCTTGGCGCGCACTGTTTATCCTTGGCATCGTCCCGGCGATTTTTGTGATTTTCGTCCGTCGACTGGTCAAGGACCCGGAGATTTACCGCGAAGCTAAAGCCAAGCAAGAACCAAGCAACCCGGCAAAATTCTACGAGATCTTCGCTCCCGGCATCCTCTTCACCACGATTCGCGCTTCGGTGCTGACCACTGGCGCACTGGGCGGTTACTACGCGATTACCTCTTGGTTGCCAACTTTTCTGAAGAACGAACGGGGGTTGAGCGTACTCGGCACGGGCGGTTATCTGGCGATGGTGATCGTCGGTTCCTACGTCGGTTATGTCATCAGCGCGTATTTGACTGACATCCTCGGCCGCAAGAAGAACTTCATTCTGTTCGCCGTCGGCTCGTTCACCATCGTGTTGCTCTACACCCAATTACACGTCAGCAACGGCGTGATGCTGTGGCTGGGCTTCCCGCTGGGCTTCTTTGCCTCGGGGATTTTCAGTGGCATGGGCGCGTTTTTGACCGAGTTGTTTCCCACGCGAATTCGCGGCTCGGGCCAGGGTTTTTGCTACAACATCGGTCGTGCGTTGGCGGCGTTGTTTCCGCTGTTGATCGGTTTGCTCAGCCAGACGGTGCCGTTAAGCGTTGGCATCGGGGCGTTTGCGGCGGTGTCCTACGGCGTGGTGATCCTCGCAGCCTTGAGCCTGCCGGAAACTCGTGGCAAGCAACTCGACGCCCAATAGCTTAATAATCAGCAACTGATAATCTGCCGGGCATCTGCCCGACAGTAAAAAGAATATGCCTACAGGAGTGTTCACCGTGAGCCGCCTGCTATTGAACTGCGACATCGGCGAGAGTTTCGGCAACTGGACCATGGGTCTGGACGCCGAGGTCATGCCCTTCATTGATTGTGCCAACATCGCCTGCGGCTTCCATGCCGGCGACCCGAGCATCATGCGCAAGACCGTCAGCCTGGCCCTGAGCCGCGGCGTGAAGATTGGAGCGCACCCGGCCTATCAGGACCTGGTCGGGTTCGGTCGACGTTCCATGGCCTACACCGCCCAGGAACTTCAGGACATCCTGCATTACCAGATCGGCGCCCTCGACGGCATCTGTCGGGCTCAGGGTGGGCGGGTGAGTTACGTCAAACCCCACGGCGCGATGTACAACGACATGATGGCCAATCCGGCGCAATTGCGTGCGGTGATCCAGGCTGTGGCCGCCTACGATCGCACGTTGCCGTTGATGCTGATGGCCACCCGCGACAACAGTGCCGCGCAACAATTGGGCGACGAATACGGCGTGACGCTGTGGTTCGAAGCCTTCGCCGACCGCGCCTACGACAGCGCCGGCATGTTGGTTTCGCGACAATTGCCGGGCGCGGTGCATCACGATCCCGAGAAAATCATTGAGCAGGCGCTAATCATTGCCCGTGGCGCCAACCTCACGGCCAGCGATGGCAGCGCTTTGCACTTGCAGGCCAACACCTTGTGCGTCCACGGCGACAACGCCAGTTCTGTGGCCGCCGTGCAGCGTATTCGTGAGGCCTTGAATCAGCAGAGTGCGTCATGAAACCACGGGTTGAAGTCGTCGCGCTGGACTGCCTGATGGTGCGCCTGTTCGATGAAATCGCCGAAGCGAACATGCCGTGGATGCTCGCGGCCAGCGAAGGGCTGCGCGCAGCGTTTGCCGGGCATTTGATCGACCTTGTGCCGTCCTACACGACGTTGATGGTGCATTACGACCTGACTGCATTGAGCCCGGTTCAGGCGCGGGAATTGATCGCGCAAGCGTTGATCGATCTATCGCCCAATGCCAGTACCAGCGGCAAATGCCATGTGCTGCCGGTCTGGTATGACTTGAGCGTCGGCCCCGAATTGAGCCTGTTGTCCCAACGCAGCGGGTTGGCGGTGGACGACGTAATCCGCCGCCACAGCGATCGCGAATATCAGGTGTTCGCGCTGGGCTTCGCACCAGGTTTCGCCTTCATGGGTTTAGTAGAGGAAATCCTCGCCGCGCCGCGTCTGAACACCCCGCGTAAGAAAGTCGCAGCGGGTAGCGTGGGAATTGCCGAGCGGCAAACCGCCGCTTATCCGGTGGTGTCGCCCGGAGGCTGGAACCTGATCGGCCGTACCCCGGCCAAACTGTTCGACCGCGAACGTGACGGCTATAGCCTGATGCAACCCGGCGACACGGTGCGGTTCGAAGCCGTCAGTCATGCCGAGTTCATCAACCTGGGCGGTGACGATACGCCACTGGAGGCCCAGGCATGAGCCGTCTGAGGATTGAAGCGAGTACGCCGCTGTGCCTGTTGCAGGACGCTGGCCGTTTTGGCGTGCGGCACTTGGGTGTGACCCAGGGCGGCGGGCTGGACTGGCGCTCGATGTCATGGGCGAATTGGCTGTTGGGCAACGGGTTGGATGCGCCTGTGGTGGAAATCACCCTTGGCGGGTTCAGCGTGCTGGCCGAGGAAGATTGTGTGCTGGCGCTGGCGGGCGCGGATCTGGGCGCGCAGGTGAATGGCGAGGCGTTGGCGCCGTGGCGCAGTTTTCGGCTGCACAAAGGTCAGCGCTTGCAGTTCACCCAGCCGCTGCTCGGAGCGCGGGCTTATCTGGCAGCACCGGGTGGTTTCGACGCGCCGAAGGTGTTGGGCAGCAGCGCGACGGTGATCCGTGAGGAACTCGGCGGGCTGGATGGCATGGGCCGGCCTTTGGCCAAAGAAGCACAGCTGAGCTATTCGGGCAGTGACTTGATCTTGCTGCGGGAGCTGCCGCGCGAACACATCCCTGATTTCAAACTCGATGCACCGCTGGACCTGGTGCTCGGCGCGCAGATCGGCGCGTTCAGCGGGCAAAGCCTGTTTGATGCGTTCAACAGCACTTGGACCCTCGACAGTCGTGCCGACCGCATGGGCATTCGCCTGCTGGGCACGCCGTTGCAGTACCAGGGCAAGCCGATGATCTCCGAAGGCATCCCGCTGGGCGCAGTGCAGGTGCCACCGGACGGACAGCCGATTGTGTTGCTCAATGATCGACAGACCATTGGCGGCTATCCGAGATTAGGCGCATTGACGCCGTTGGCCCTGGCGCGGCTGGCGCAGTGTTTGCCCGGGGCGAAGGTACGGTTGCGGCCGGTGGTGCAGGACGTGGCGCATCGGGAGCAGGTCGGGTATTTGCGTCAGTTTGTGAATCGCTAAAAGCTTCGCGGGCAAGCCTCGCTCCTACAGGGTTTATGCATGCCGGATGTTTTCGGCACGACTCAAATCCTGTAGGAACGAGGCTGGCCCGCGATGGTGTCAGACCAGTCGTCGCATTACACGACCCTACAATTCGGTATCCGCAGAGTGCGCCATGCAATAAACATCGCTATAAGTGCCAGGCTAAACGTAACCCACGAAACCAGCCCGATACCACCCTCGAATGCGCTTCCCGCCTGCATCATCAATTCTCTCGCCTGATCACCAGACAACTCTGCCGTCACGTTATGGGCCCCCGAGAGCGTCTCACTCGCCAGCATCGCCTGTACTTCGTTAAGAAAACCCGGAAGCTGCAATGCTCCGCGATAGTAGGCGGTGACGAGACCGCCGAGTACTGTCGTTCCCAATACTACGCCAACTTCATAGGCCGTTTCGCTAATGGCTGACGCCGCACCCGCTTTCGCCGACGGCGCAGCCGACAAAATCACATCGTTGGAAACCGTCGCAATCGCGCCCACACCGATATTCAACAAGGCAAAAGCCACCACCAGAATAGTCAAACTGCTACCCATGCTGGCGACCAGCAAAAAAGCCGCACCAGCAAACGCCATAAGAATCGGTACCAACACATGCCCCCGTACTCGCTGTGCTATGGGGACTACCGCCATCCCCACTACAATTGCCATGATCTGACCCGGTATCAAGGCGAGGCTCGCGCTCAAAGGGGACATCTGAAGTACGATTTGTAAGAACTGAGTTGTGAAGAATACGAAGCCAACGAGGAACGCGAGGCTCATCAGATTGATCACGACGGAGCCGCTGAAAGCACCGCTTCGGAACAAACTCAGATCCATCAGCGGCACAGGCAGACGAAACTGTCGATGTACAAACATCCACCCAGCGAGCGCGCCCACAGCCAATGCTGCGACCGCCATCCAGTCAACACCATCACTGGCACCGTGTTTGATGCCGTAAACAATGGCGCTGAGGGCTACCATCGATTGCAGAATACTGATGGGGTCCAATGACCCTGAAGTGTCTCGTTCAGATTCGGGCAACAGCAATGGTCCCAATACCAGTAATGGCAGCAATATGGGGACTGCGAGTAAAAAAATCGCTCCCCAGTTGAAAAACTCCAGTAATACCCCGCCCACCAAAGGACCGAGTGCCGAACCTACCGTCAAAGTCGTCGCCCAGATCGCGACCGCTATTCTCCGTTCTTCTCGATCTTCGAACACCGAACGTATCAATGCCAGTGTTGAGGGCATAAGCATCGCACCAAAAATCCCCATGCAAGCTCGCCCGGTAATCAGTTGCGCTGCTGTACCAGAGTAGGCGGTCAGCACCGACACGATGACAAAGCCCAGTGACCCCGTGAGCAACAACTTACGATGACCGACTCGATCTCCCAGACTACCCATCGACACCAGCAATCCTGCCAATACCAGCGAATAAGCATCGATCATCCACAATTGCTGGCTAGCGCTTGGACGCAGGGCCTCGGCAATTTTTGGTAACGCGAATCCAAGCACCGTGTTGTCAACGGTCACCAGCAATACAGGCAGCATCAGCACGCATAGGCTTGACCACCGTTTTGAGCTTGCTCCGCGTTGTGCCG is a window of Pseudomonas sp. 10S4 DNA encoding:
- a CDS encoding MFS transporter, coding for MSAPDTLDLPKATTRPGPFDWYRNINKQERRTFWSCKIGYGLDGMDTQMLSFVVPTLIAMWGITTGQAGLIHTSTLIASAIGGWVAGILSDRIGRVRTLQLTVLWFAFFTFLCGFAQNYEQLLISRTLMGFGFGGEWTAGAVLMGEVIRAKDRGKAVGMVQSGWALGWGLTAILYALLFSVLPPEDAWRALFILGIVPAIFVIFVRRLVKDPEIYREAKAKQEPSNPAKFYEIFAPGILFTTIRASVLTTGALGGYYAITSWLPTFLKNERGLSVLGTGGYLAMVIVGSYVGYVISAYLTDILGRKKNFILFAVGSFTIVLLYTQLHVSNGVMLWLGFPLGFFASGIFSGMGAFLTELFPTRIRGSGQGFCYNIGRALAALFPLLIGLLSQTVPLSVGIGAFAAVSYGVVILAALSLPETRGKQLDAQ
- a CDS encoding 5-oxoprolinase subunit PxpA; amino-acid sequence: MSRLLLNCDIGESFGNWTMGLDAEVMPFIDCANIACGFHAGDPSIMRKTVSLALSRGVKIGAHPAYQDLVGFGRRSMAYTAQELQDILHYQIGALDGICRAQGGRVSYVKPHGAMYNDMMANPAQLRAVIQAVAAYDRTLPLMLMATRDNSAAQQLGDEYGVTLWFEAFADRAYDSAGMLVSRQLPGAVHHDPEKIIEQALIIARGANLTASDGSALHLQANTLCVHGDNASSVAAVQRIREALNQQSAS
- a CDS encoding 5-oxoprolinase subunit B family protein; the encoded protein is MKPRVEVVALDCLMVRLFDEIAEANMPWMLAASEGLRAAFAGHLIDLVPSYTTLMVHYDLTALSPVQARELIAQALIDLSPNASTSGKCHVLPVWYDLSVGPELSLLSQRSGLAVDDVIRRHSDREYQVFALGFAPGFAFMGLVEEILAAPRLNTPRKKVAAGSVGIAERQTAAYPVVSPGGWNLIGRTPAKLFDRERDGYSLMQPGDTVRFEAVSHAEFINLGGDDTPLEAQA
- a CDS encoding biotin-dependent carboxyltransferase family protein; amino-acid sequence: MSRLRIEASTPLCLLQDAGRFGVRHLGVTQGGGLDWRSMSWANWLLGNGLDAPVVEITLGGFSVLAEEDCVLALAGADLGAQVNGEALAPWRSFRLHKGQRLQFTQPLLGARAYLAAPGGFDAPKVLGSSATVIREELGGLDGMGRPLAKEAQLSYSGSDLILLRELPREHIPDFKLDAPLDLVLGAQIGAFSGQSLFDAFNSTWTLDSRADRMGIRLLGTPLQYQGKPMISEGIPLGAVQVPPDGQPIVLLNDRQTIGGYPRLGALTPLALARLAQCLPGAKVRLRPVVQDVAHREQVGYLRQFVNR
- a CDS encoding MFS transporter — encoded protein: MLPVLLVTVDNTVLGFALPKIAEALRPSASQQLWMIDAYSLVLAGLLVSMGSLGDRVGHRKLLLTGSLGFVIVSVLTAYSGTAAQLITGRACMGIFGAMLMPSTLALIRSVFEDREERRIAVAIWATTLTVGSALGPLVGGVLLEFFNWGAIFLLAVPILLPLLVLGPLLLPESERDTSGSLDPISILQSMVALSAIVYGIKHGASDGVDWMAVAALAVGALAGWMFVHRQFRLPVPLMDLSLFRSGAFSGSVVINLMSLAFLVGFVFFTTQFLQIVLQMSPLSASLALIPGQIMAIVVGMAVVPIAQRVRGHVLVPILMAFAGAAFLLVASMGSSLTILVVAFALLNIGVGAIATVSNDVILSAAPSAKAGAASAISETAYEVGVVLGTTVLGGLVTAYYRGALQLPGFLNEVQAMLASETLSGAHNVTAELSGDQARELMMQAGSAFEGGIGLVSWVTFSLALIAMFIAWRTLRIPNCRVV